From Mariprofundus sp. NF, the proteins below share one genomic window:
- the folP gene encoding dihydropteroate synthase, producing the protein MPSRWFRPANGNVWMMGVLNCTPDSFSDGGNFIDVEKAVKYGIAMRDAGAAIIDVGGESTRPGSQPVGLEDELQRVIPVVKALALAGCTVSIDTMKAEVMSQAVAAGAVLVNDVSALSFDEESLDVVAASGVDVCLMHMQGTPETMQLKPEYNGVVDEVACFFEQRIHTCLQAGIAESSIVLDPGIGFGKRLEDNLALICATGEFKKRFPMPLLLGLSRKSFIGSVTGAAVDDREIETAVAGAIGILHGADILRVHDVSLQGRAIRMASALS; encoded by the coding sequence ATGCCTAGTCGCTGGTTTCGTCCGGCAAATGGTAATGTATGGATGATGGGGGTGCTTAATTGCACCCCCGATTCGTTTTCGGACGGCGGAAATTTTATCGATGTCGAAAAAGCGGTGAAATATGGCATTGCCATGCGAGACGCAGGAGCGGCGATCATCGATGTGGGTGGTGAGTCAACCAGACCGGGTTCGCAGCCAGTTGGCCTTGAAGATGAGCTGCAGCGGGTGATTCCGGTTGTTAAAGCGCTGGCCTTAGCGGGTTGCACAGTATCCATTGATACCATGAAAGCGGAGGTAATGTCTCAGGCCGTAGCTGCCGGAGCTGTTCTGGTGAATGACGTTTCTGCGCTGAGTTTTGACGAAGAGAGCCTGGACGTAGTGGCCGCAAGCGGTGTGGACGTTTGCCTGATGCATATGCAGGGAACGCCTGAAACGATGCAACTTAAACCTGAATACAATGGCGTTGTAGATGAAGTGGCCTGTTTTTTTGAGCAGCGTATTCATACCTGCCTGCAGGCGGGCATTGCCGAGTCATCTATTGTGCTTGATCCGGGCATCGGTTTTGGCAAACGCCTTGAAGATAATCTGGCTTTGATCTGCGCTACCGGCGAGTTTAAAAAGCGTTTTCCTATGCCGCTGCTGCTGGGTTTGTCACGCAAGTCGTTTATAGGCTCGGTGACCGGAGCTGCGGTCGATGATCGCGAGATCGAAACTGCCGTGGCAGGGGCTATTGGTATCCTGCACGGTGCTGATATACTACGAGTACATGATGTTTCGCTGCAGGGTAGAGCTATTCGAATGGCTTCGGCGCTCTCTTAA
- a CDS encoding diadenylate cyclase, which yields MANWQFGLIDILDIAVVAIVVYFFLRLIRGTRAVQMLIGVAIVVVTYQAARTFGLFTVEWMFGHFFSAFMVILVVLFQQEIRRALMRVAVNPLAATAVATDELLDGLVESAFSLVHRGWGGLIVIERDTGLRHLFESGVELDAPLRPDIVQALFCPDAPMHDGAVIVCPDLHGGRIVAARVLLPLAQANAVAGDYGTRHRAAVGLSEETDALVVVVSEERGEVLLVEEGQIGEAMSSSELREALNQKLSSVVAAVPSNGASPGAKV from the coding sequence ATGGCTAACTGGCAATTCGGACTCATAGATATACTTGATATTGCGGTGGTCGCCATCGTTGTCTATTTCTTTCTGCGCCTGATTCGCGGCACCCGGGCTGTGCAGATGTTGATCGGTGTAGCTATTGTGGTTGTCACTTATCAGGCTGCACGTACCTTTGGCCTGTTCACTGTCGAGTGGATGTTCGGCCACTTCTTCTCCGCCTTTATGGTGATTCTCGTTGTACTGTTTCAGCAGGAGATTCGCCGCGCGCTGATGCGTGTGGCTGTCAATCCGCTGGCTGCTACGGCAGTTGCTACTGATGAGCTGCTTGACGGGTTGGTGGAGTCAGCCTTCTCTCTGGTGCACAGGGGTTGGGGTGGACTGATCGTTATTGAGCGCGATACAGGCCTGCGCCACCTCTTTGAATCAGGTGTTGAACTGGATGCACCGCTGCGTCCCGATATTGTGCAGGCGCTGTTCTGTCCTGATGCGCCGATGCATGATGGTGCGGTGATTGTCTGCCCGGATCTGCATGGTGGACGCATTGTTGCTGCGCGTGTGCTGCTGCCATTGGCGCAGGCCAATGCTGTGGCCGGTGATTATGGTACTCGCCACCGTGCTGCAGTTGGTCTCTCCGAAGAGACCGATGCGCTGGTTGTGGTAGTCTCCGAAGAGAGGGGTGAAGTACTTCTGGTTGAAGAGGGGCAGATCGGTGAGGCGATGAGTAGCAGTGAGCTGCGCGAAGCACTGAATCAAAAGCTCTCATCTGTGGTGGCTGCCGTACCTTCGAATGGTGCCTCTCCCGGGGCTAAAGTGTGA
- a CDS encoding YbbR-like domain-containing protein translates to MGLLRRYNLHFWAIIIAVALWLQVHGQGEGSVSLDIPLQVQGTPAEMVIVNDLPDHVRVTVKGLQSRLKDLRQKTLTMALDVSDITTPGVVVRALQMDAVAVPVGLRIEKVQPDRLELQVDRLVTRSIPLHAHFELPEEWQVSGLTIEPGVVKLVGPEVWLDSLKKVDTSPIRPELKRGPFKVKAGVESPSGKAIRLVDNNIEIEVKGLLFQAVAPVAPNEITGEER, encoded by the coding sequence ATGGGGCTGCTGCGTCGTTATAACCTCCACTTCTGGGCCATTATTATTGCTGTCGCGCTCTGGCTGCAGGTGCATGGTCAGGGCGAAGGCTCGGTGAGTCTTGATATACCTCTGCAGGTTCAGGGTACACCTGCAGAGATGGTGATCGTCAATGATCTGCCGGATCATGTGCGGGTGACAGTGAAAGGGTTGCAGAGTCGATTGAAAGATCTGCGGCAGAAAACGCTGACCATGGCTCTGGATGTCTCCGATATTACAACGCCGGGTGTGGTGGTGAGAGCTTTGCAGATGGATGCTGTTGCTGTGCCGGTAGGTTTGCGTATTGAGAAGGTTCAGCCTGATCGGCTGGAGTTGCAGGTAGACAGGCTGGTGACCCGCTCGATACCGTTGCATGCCCATTTTGAGCTTCCGGAAGAGTGGCAGGTGAGCGGATTAACCATTGAGCCGGGGGTTGTTAAGCTTGTCGGGCCTGAAGTGTGGCTGGATAGTTTGAAAAAGGTGGATACTTCACCGATCAGACCCGAGTTGAAGCGTGGCCCGTTCAAGGTGAAAGCGGGTGTGGAGAGTCCATCAGGCAAGGCCATCCGCCTTGTCGATAACAATATTGAAATTGAAGTGAAGGGGCTGCTTTTCCAGGCGGTTGCACCTGTAGCTCCCAATGAGATCACTGGAGAAGAGAGATGA
- the glmM gene encoding phosphoglucosamine mutase, with the protein MRRYFGTDGVRGTVNKSPMTAEFALSLGRAAGHVLTRHLGHRPHILIGKDTRLSGYMIESALCAGLTAQGMNVLLVGPVPTPAVAYLTRSLRADAGVMLSASHNPAGDNGIKFFAADGYKLPDEVELEIEACLDDLPPLPPALEIGKAARVDDARGRYIEFLKGSLPRGLRLDGLKVVVDCANGAAYDVAPRMLRELGCDVIAMHASPDGYNINRECGSTYPEHMMRRVVESGADVGLALDGDADRLIACDHQGQIVDGDRVIAILAEHANRHGQLTGGAVVTTLMSNMGLERYLADMGLEMLRAAVGDRYVLEMMRERGCNIGGEQSGHMILLDHNTTGDGLMTGLQLLTAMTEQQKPLSDLAFGMELFPQKLWNVVMKERWDVLADPQVQALVGDAESRLGENGRINVRMSGTEPKLRIMVEAEDEELMLGIGEPLMQAIKERCEESEG; encoded by the coding sequence ATGAGGCGCTATTTTGGCACTGATGGTGTGCGCGGAACGGTTAACAAGTCACCGATGACGGCTGAGTTTGCCCTCTCTCTGGGACGTGCCGCCGGCCATGTTCTCACCCGGCATCTGGGCCATCGTCCACATATTCTGATCGGCAAAGATACGCGTCTCTCCGGTTATATGATTGAATCAGCCCTCTGTGCAGGCCTGACAGCCCAGGGTATGAACGTGTTGCTGGTTGGGCCGGTGCCAACACCTGCCGTTGCCTATCTTACCCGCAGTCTCAGGGCTGATGCAGGCGTCATGCTCTCGGCATCGCACAATCCGGCCGGTGATAACGGCATTAAATTTTTTGCCGCTGATGGTTATAAGCTACCTGATGAGGTGGAGCTGGAGATTGAAGCGTGTCTGGATGATCTACCACCGCTGCCTCCGGCACTGGAGATCGGTAAGGCAGCTCGCGTTGATGATGCACGGGGTCGTTATATTGAATTTCTTAAGGGCTCCCTGCCCAGAGGGTTGCGTCTGGATGGCTTAAAAGTTGTTGTCGATTGCGCCAATGGTGCCGCCTACGATGTGGCGCCGCGTATGCTTAGAGAGCTTGGCTGTGATGTAATTGCCATGCACGCCTCACCGGATGGTTACAATATTAATCGCGAATGTGGTTCAACCTATCCTGAACATATGATGCGCAGGGTGGTGGAGAGCGGCGCTGATGTGGGGCTGGCACTTGATGGTGATGCAGACCGCCTGATCGCTTGTGACCATCAGGGGCAAATTGTTGATGGCGACCGCGTCATTGCCATTCTTGCAGAACATGCAAATCGGCATGGGCAGCTCACCGGCGGCGCTGTGGTCACAACCCTGATGAGTAATATGGGGCTGGAGCGTTACCTAGCCGATATGGGACTGGAGATGCTGCGTGCTGCAGTGGGTGACCGTTATGTGCTGGAGATGATGCGCGAGCGGGGCTGCAACATTGGCGGAGAACAGTCCGGCCACATGATTCTTCTGGATCACAATACAACCGGTGATGGCTTGATGACCGGTCTGCAACTGTTAACAGCCATGACCGAGCAGCAGAAACCCCTGTCAGACCTTGCTTTCGGAATGGAACTGTTTCCTCAGAAGTTATGGAATGTAGTGATGAAAGAGCGTTGGGACGTTCTGGCTGATCCTCAGGTGCAGGCGCTGGTTGGCGATGCTGAATCACGACTGGGTGAAAATGGCCGCATCAATGTGCGTATGTCAGGTACCGAGCCTAAATTGCGTATTATGGTAGAAGCTGAAGATGAGGAGTTGATGCTCGGCATTGGCGAGCCGTTGATGCAGGCGATTAAAGAGCGGTGTGAAGAGAGTGAGGGGTAA
- a CDS encoding YqgE/AlgH family protein, which produces MQKISELTGQLLLATPSLHDPSFADSVILICHHDDEGSMGLIINRPQEIKLPDVLDDLGIEQSAKTDARDEAQQRVFEGGPVDAFRGFVLHDGWHIYESTMQISEEVHLTSSRDVLEELARCEGPEHYMFILGYAGWSAGQLEQELSNNDWIIAPVSHHILFQEPPEMRWNFGARCMGINRSQLSSQIGHA; this is translated from the coding sequence GTGCAGAAGATCAGTGAACTCACCGGACAACTTCTGCTGGCTACCCCCTCCCTGCATGACCCCAGTTTTGCCGACAGCGTTATCCTGATCTGTCACCACGATGATGAGGGCAGCATGGGTTTGATCATCAACCGGCCACAGGAGATAAAGCTCCCCGATGTGCTGGATGACCTCGGTATTGAACAGTCTGCCAAAACGGATGCACGCGATGAAGCACAACAGCGTGTCTTTGAAGGGGGGCCTGTCGATGCCTTTCGCGGTTTCGTGCTGCATGACGGTTGGCATATCTATGAGTCAACCATGCAGATCTCTGAAGAGGTGCATCTCACCTCCTCTCGCGATGTGTTGGAAGAGCTGGCGCGCTGTGAAGGACCTGAACATTACATGTTTATTCTTGGTTATGCCGGCTGGAGTGCCGGACAACTTGAGCAGGAGTTATCCAATAACGACTGGATCATTGCGCCGGTAAGCCATCATATTCTGTTTCAGGAACCACCGGAGATGCGCTGGAATTTTGGTGCCCGCTGCATGGGCATCAACCGTAGTCAGCTCTCAAGTCAGATCGGGCATGCGTGA
- the pdxA gene encoding 4-hydroxythreonine-4-phosphate dehydrogenase PdxA encodes MKPCLITVGEPAGIGPDCTLRAFSQTPQALQNCIIVSPLSWLEDRARAIDLPVQLKAFSSLNEAKSYKPGQDELRLWNPIPETDVGSVTAGTPSASTAHAVIGCIEAATRACLANEAAALVTGPIEKAILKSQGFQFPGHTEFLAHLSRKNHDDKITDFVMMLASDTLRVALLTTHMAISEVPEALSIEATLDCVRIVNHDLKHRFGIKQPRLGLCGLNPHAGEQGHFGREEIDILAPAARIAAAEGINITDPLPADTLFSANSRKNFDAIICCYHDQALIPIKALSFGDAVNVTLGLPFVRTSVDHGTALDRVGRQDVSSSSLLAAIAMAKRMCDKP; translated from the coding sequence ATGAAACCCTGTTTAATCACCGTTGGAGAACCTGCCGGCATCGGCCCTGACTGCACGCTTCGTGCCTTTTCACAAACCCCGCAAGCCTTGCAAAACTGCATTATCGTCTCGCCACTGAGCTGGCTTGAAGATCGAGCCCGTGCAATAGATTTGCCTGTTCAACTCAAAGCTTTCTCCTCACTGAACGAAGCGAAAAGCTACAAACCCGGACAAGATGAGCTCCGCCTCTGGAATCCGATCCCTGAAACAGACGTCGGCTCAGTGACTGCGGGAACCCCATCGGCATCAACAGCCCATGCAGTGATTGGCTGCATCGAAGCGGCCACCCGCGCCTGCCTCGCTAATGAGGCGGCGGCACTGGTGACCGGCCCGATTGAAAAAGCAATCCTGAAAAGCCAGGGCTTTCAATTCCCCGGCCACACCGAATTCCTCGCCCATCTGTCGCGTAAAAACCATGACGACAAAATAACCGATTTCGTCATGATGCTGGCCTCTGATACGTTGCGTGTAGCGCTGTTGACTACCCATATGGCGATCAGTGAAGTGCCTGAAGCACTCTCGATTGAAGCCACTCTCGACTGCGTTCGCATCGTCAACCATGATCTGAAACATCGCTTTGGCATCAAACAGCCACGTCTCGGCCTGTGCGGTCTCAACCCCCATGCCGGAGAGCAGGGTCACTTTGGCAGAGAGGAGATTGATATTCTGGCACCTGCAGCCCGGATTGCCGCTGCTGAAGGCATCAACATTACCGATCCGCTACCTGCCGACACCCTCTTCTCTGCCAACAGTCGCAAGAACTTCGATGCCATTATCTGTTGCTATCACGATCAGGCACTGATCCCGATCAAAGCCTTAAGCTTTGGTGATGCCGTGAATGTCACGCTCGGCCTGCCCTTTGTTCGCACCAGTGTGGATCACGGCACTGCACTTGACCGGGTTGGCAGGCAGGACGTATCTTCCTCAAGTCTTCTGGCCGCCATCGCAATGGCCAAAAGAATGTGCGACAAGCCATAA
- a CDS encoding peptidylprolyl isomerase has product MRFTILLIAILMTFSVAKAETFDSIAAIINNEAVSCYDIQRDTDTMLMQLKASGVEQPGSRDQLFKRALESTIVKTIQLQEAAKLELRVSREEVEQAVQKMEMQNNLMPGQLEQALGMQGMSFDEYKRNLKEQIQIGKLINIAVRSNIKISEEALREYHRKYLADPKPRRQVELGQIFLPLPSEPTPAQIADVRSRIKAIHSKLLAGNDFKQLVAVHSESSDRDQGGIMGWVMESGIAKRFSPALDLPVGAITQPIRSPSGYHILKVMQERWQEPTPAGESYEEVHARHILLKVPSFSDEKTSAKIRQRAEEIAKEMQGASEEEFITRAKEASQGPSAGKGGDLGWFRRGMMVPAFEETAFAQDAGGTSGVVESSFGLHIIRTVAKRKIDPNSLEAHRDKITQILTNVEMQEQAPRWISGLRSKAKIEIHDCSSIDILQIPSQPDTAIQQDAQELLNTAEGWRKAWSEQDIEAYFAFYSPNFAPEKKTLEQWKSYKKKVIANKSYIKIAVTNVSIKFNDDKEAFVEFDQRYESDRLTSEDHKLLIMEKNGPRWQIIKELVQAQS; this is encoded by the coding sequence ATGCGTTTCACCATTTTGCTGATAGCGATTCTGATGACATTTTCAGTCGCCAAGGCGGAGACTTTTGACTCAATTGCGGCCATCATTAATAACGAAGCCGTATCCTGCTATGATATCCAACGCGATACTGACACTATGCTCATGCAGCTCAAAGCCAGTGGTGTTGAGCAGCCGGGTTCACGTGATCAGCTATTCAAACGTGCGCTTGAAAGCACGATTGTAAAAACCATTCAGCTGCAGGAAGCAGCCAAACTTGAACTCAGAGTAAGTCGTGAAGAGGTCGAGCAGGCTGTTCAGAAGATGGAGATGCAGAACAACCTGATGCCCGGCCAACTTGAGCAGGCACTGGGCATGCAAGGCATGAGCTTTGATGAGTATAAGCGCAACCTCAAAGAGCAGATTCAGATCGGCAAACTGATTAACATCGCTGTGCGCAGTAACATAAAAATAAGTGAAGAGGCGCTGCGCGAATACCATCGCAAATACCTCGCCGACCCCAAACCCCGCAGGCAAGTGGAACTGGGCCAGATATTCCTGCCACTGCCGAGTGAACCAACTCCGGCTCAAATCGCTGACGTTCGCAGCAGAATCAAAGCAATTCATAGCAAACTACTGGCCGGCAATGATTTCAAACAGCTGGTAGCAGTGCACTCTGAATCCTCTGATCGTGATCAGGGTGGCATCATGGGCTGGGTCATGGAGAGCGGTATTGCCAAACGCTTCTCTCCGGCACTGGATCTGCCCGTTGGCGCTATTACACAGCCGATTCGATCCCCTTCCGGCTACCATATCCTGAAAGTCATGCAGGAGCGTTGGCAAGAACCCACCCCGGCGGGTGAGAGCTATGAAGAGGTACATGCCCGGCATATTCTGCTTAAAGTCCCCTCATTCAGTGATGAAAAGACCAGTGCAAAAATACGCCAACGTGCCGAAGAGATTGCCAAAGAGATGCAGGGGGCCAGTGAAGAGGAGTTCATTACCCGTGCAAAAGAGGCATCACAAGGCCCAAGCGCCGGTAAAGGTGGCGACCTTGGCTGGTTCAGGCGTGGCATGATGGTTCCTGCCTTTGAAGAGACTGCCTTTGCACAGGATGCGGGCGGCACCAGCGGCGTGGTTGAATCCAGCTTTGGACTCCACATCATTCGCACCGTTGCCAAGCGCAAGATTGACCCCAACTCACTGGAAGCACACCGTGATAAGATCACCCAGATCCTGACCAACGTTGAGATGCAGGAGCAGGCGCCACGCTGGATCTCCGGCCTGCGCTCAAAAGCCAAGATTGAGATTCACGACTGCAGCAGCATCGATATCCTCCAGATCCCTTCACAGCCAGATACCGCCATCCAGCAGGATGCTCAGGAGCTGCTCAACACAGCTGAGGGGTGGCGTAAAGCATGGAGTGAGCAAGATATTGAGGCGTACTTCGCTTTCTACTCACCAAACTTCGCCCCTGAAAAAAAAACTCTTGAGCAGTGGAAAAGCTATAAAAAAAAAGTTATTGCCAACAAATCTTACATAAAAATCGCAGTTACCAACGTCAGCATCAAGTTTAATGACGATAAGGAAGCGTTTGTCGAGTTTGACCAGCGTTATGAATCCGACAGATTAACATCTGAGGATCATAAACTGCTGATCATGGAAAAAAATGGCCCCAGATGGCAGATTATTAAGGAGCTGGTTCAAGCTCAAAGCTAG
- a CDS encoding LPS-assembly protein LptD, whose amino-acid sequence MLKLRRILQTLVATTLLLAATASSAAPVDISADEISRGADGVIIAKGNVIIKRENETLRADEVLYRSKQQILEARGHVVIESAQATIEAEDAIMQTNSKTGHMNKATIILPDGARLVAERVKRIDDQRFEAEELTYSACPIDEESWSIAATKAELDQQDGSLTVQHSRFQLWGVPVLYAPWWQQPLRRKSGLLMPKVASGKRRGTEVALPLYLAIDPSWDFTATPHWMSARGVMGSGELRHISSLGFERLQGAWIDDAEINRQRYRFDGKMHWDLPANFAFDADGDFVSDPDYLADYDTGDNISAYYLTSHATLSQGFDLNSFSGDWMVQARHQQNLLLANNKTTLQILPRVESRMQLELFPNLLLHFDQQTTRFDRKIGVDGGRIDLHPYVEIPWQLAGGGLSANMQVGAHHTRYWLQQTNLTNNKPTRSTFEANLELRSDFERISDSRSWRHLISPIIRYDYIDAPDQSALPNFDSGFGGLNWSNLLSGNRFIGNDRIERSNRATLVLESRLQHKPDIDQAARDLLILRAGASYDRFRKSIDPVLQAAAPRPFSNLLAEAIWSPVAGFHIAGSGQYNHAERYWATGYATAGYTDGSGNALNLSYAYTDARFTARSQTINATANIRLANRWHASGTWQYDTILKLSQQSSVTLKYQHPCWTLGAEGYRTNRRTGTTNAANIGFRILLEFKGLGSVGS is encoded by the coding sequence ATGCTCAAACTGCGCCGGATTTTACAGACTCTCGTTGCCACCACCCTGTTGCTTGCTGCAACAGCATCCAGTGCAGCCCCTGTAGATATTTCAGCTGATGAAATATCCCGCGGTGCTGATGGTGTAATCATCGCCAAAGGCAACGTGATTATCAAAAGAGAGAATGAGACGCTGCGTGCGGATGAAGTGCTCTATCGCAGCAAACAGCAAATTCTCGAAGCGCGTGGACATGTAGTGATTGAGTCGGCACAGGCAACCATTGAAGCCGAAGATGCAATCATGCAGACCAACAGTAAAACCGGCCACATGAACAAAGCGACGATCATCCTGCCCGATGGTGCGCGTCTGGTTGCCGAACGGGTCAAACGCATTGATGACCAGCGCTTTGAGGCCGAAGAGCTGACCTATTCAGCCTGCCCGATCGATGAAGAGTCATGGTCTATCGCAGCCACAAAAGCAGAGCTTGATCAGCAAGACGGCTCTCTGACTGTGCAGCACAGTAGATTTCAACTCTGGGGTGTGCCTGTGCTCTACGCGCCCTGGTGGCAGCAACCGCTGCGGCGAAAATCAGGCCTGCTTATGCCCAAGGTAGCATCAGGAAAAAGGCGTGGAACTGAGGTGGCTCTGCCTCTCTATCTGGCTATCGATCCCAGCTGGGATTTCACAGCTACCCCCCACTGGATGAGTGCGCGTGGCGTGATGGGCTCGGGAGAATTGCGGCACATCTCCAGCCTTGGCTTTGAACGACTGCAGGGGGCCTGGATAGACGATGCTGAGATCAACAGGCAGCGCTACCGCTTTGATGGCAAGATGCACTGGGATCTACCTGCAAATTTCGCCTTCGATGCCGATGGCGATTTCGTCAGCGACCCTGATTATCTGGCCGATTATGACACCGGTGACAATATCAGCGCCTATTACCTGACCAGCCATGCCACCCTTTCTCAGGGCTTTGATCTCAATAGTTTCAGTGGAGACTGGATGGTGCAGGCGCGTCACCAGCAAAACCTGCTACTGGCCAACAACAAAACAACACTGCAAATCCTGCCAAGAGTCGAAAGCCGCATGCAGCTGGAACTGTTTCCAAATCTTCTTCTCCACTTTGATCAGCAAACTACACGTTTCGACAGAAAAATTGGTGTCGATGGGGGACGCATAGACCTGCACCCCTATGTGGAAATTCCATGGCAACTTGCAGGTGGAGGCCTCTCAGCCAATATGCAGGTTGGAGCCCATCACACGCGTTACTGGTTGCAGCAAACCAATCTGACCAACAACAAACCCACCCGCTCAACTTTTGAAGCCAACCTCGAACTGCGCAGCGATTTCGAACGCATCAGTGATAGCCGCAGCTGGCGTCATCTGATCTCACCCATTATCCGTTACGACTATATCGATGCACCTGACCAGAGCGCGCTGCCCAATTTCGATTCAGGCTTCGGTGGCCTGAACTGGAGCAACCTGCTTTCCGGCAACCGCTTTATCGGTAATGACCGCATCGAGCGCAGCAATCGCGCCACTCTGGTACTGGAGAGTCGCCTGCAGCACAAACCGGATATTGATCAAGCGGCCCGCGACCTGTTAATCCTTCGCGCCGGGGCCTCTTATGATCGATTCAGAAAAAGTATTGATCCCGTTCTTCAGGCTGCAGCTCCGCGCCCTTTCTCCAACCTGTTGGCTGAGGCGATCTGGTCACCTGTTGCCGGTTTTCATATTGCTGGAAGTGGTCAGTACAACCATGCTGAGCGTTACTGGGCAACGGGTTATGCGACTGCAGGCTATACCGATGGCAGTGGTAATGCCCTGAACCTCAGTTACGCCTATACAGACGCCAGATTCACTGCCAGATCGCAAACCATTAACGCAACGGCAAACATTCGCCTCGCCAATCGCTGGCATGCTTCAGGCACATGGCAATATGACACCATACTAAAACTCTCCCAGCAGAGCTCGGTAACGCTTAAATACCAGCATCCATGCTGGACACTGGGGGCGGAAGGATACCGCACCAACCGCCGTACCGGCACCACCAATGCAGCCAACATAGGCTTCCGTATCTTGCTTGAATTCAAAGGACTCGGTAGCGTCGGTTCGTGA
- the ubiG gene encoding bifunctional 2-polyprenyl-6-hydroxyphenol methylase/3-demethylubiquinol 3-O-methyltransferase UbiG: protein MQTQHFDSDEIAKFEAMAEEWWDPTGKFKPLHKINPIRLDYIDRQVKLATATVLDVGCGGGLLAENMAARGAKVTGLDRSPKALAIARLHSEQSGVSVDYVENDAENWAENHAEHYDAVTCLEVLEHVPDVPRTVAACAAMIKPGGHFFFATLNRNPTSYIKAILGAEYILGWLPKGTHEYAKFIKPSEMNSALRDAGLEIKDLKGLSYAMLSDRFSLSDDLSVNYLGFAIKPL from the coding sequence ATGCAGACACAGCACTTTGACAGCGATGAGATCGCCAAATTTGAAGCGATGGCAGAGGAGTGGTGGGATCCCACCGGTAAATTCAAACCCCTGCACAAAATCAACCCGATCCGGCTCGATTATATTGACCGGCAGGTAAAGCTTGCTACAGCCACCGTGCTTGATGTCGGCTGCGGTGGTGGTCTGCTGGCTGAAAACATGGCCGCACGTGGTGCCAAAGTCACCGGCCTTGATCGCTCACCCAAAGCACTGGCTATTGCCCGTCTGCACAGCGAGCAGTCAGGGGTATCGGTTGATTATGTAGAGAATGATGCTGAGAATTGGGCTGAGAACCATGCTGAGCATTATGATGCAGTCACCTGCCTGGAAGTACTGGAGCATGTCCCGGATGTGCCGCGCACAGTAGCCGCCTGCGCCGCCATGATTAAACCCGGCGGGCACTTCTTTTTCGCCACCCTCAACCGTAACCCCACCTCGTATATCAAAGCTATTCTGGGCGCGGAGTATATTCTCGGCTGGCTGCCCAAAGGCACCCATGAGTATGCCAAGTTTATTAAACCTTCAGAGATGAACAGTGCACTGCGCGATGCGGGCCTTGAGATCAAAGATCTGAAAGGGCTCTCATATGCCATGCTCAGCGACCGCTTCTCACTCTCTGATGACCTCTCAGTCAACTACCTCGGTTTCGCCATTAAACCGCTCTGA
- a CDS encoding ABC transporter permease subunit has translation MFGRIMATRLLQAIPTLLGVATLVFFLLHLVPGDPVDALLGETAMQADREALRQALGLDQPILFQYGSYLSGLATGEWGTSLVDHRPVLERILERVPATAQLAIVSLILAVILALPLGYWAARHAGKKEDVAAMSFSLIGVSIPNFWLGPMLMLLFAVGLGWLPVSGMDQPGSIILPAVTLGTALAAVLSRMARSSWLEAMSMDATRTARAFGISERLIWWRHAARLAAIPVITMFALQLGAVLGGAVITETVFDWPGLGLLTIEAIQRRDYPLVQGCVLLIAGFYVLANLFADLLGLWLDPRQRHGS, from the coding sequence GTGTTCGGACGAATAATGGCAACCAGACTACTGCAGGCTATTCCCACCTTACTGGGCGTGGCTACGCTGGTCTTTTTTCTATTGCATTTGGTGCCGGGTGATCCGGTTGATGCGCTGCTGGGCGAGACTGCGATGCAGGCTGATCGTGAAGCGTTGCGACAGGCGCTTGGTCTTGATCAGCCGATTCTCTTTCAATATGGCAGCTACCTTAGCGGCCTTGCCACAGGCGAGTGGGGCACATCGCTGGTGGATCACCGGCCGGTGCTGGAGCGTATCCTTGAGCGGGTTCCGGCCACTGCACAGCTGGCGATTGTTAGTCTTATACTGGCGGTGATTCTTGCACTGCCACTGGGTTACTGGGCTGCCCGCCATGCCGGTAAAAAAGAGGATGTGGCGGCGATGAGTTTCTCGCTGATCGGTGTTTCGATCCCCAACTTTTGGCTGGGGCCGATGCTGATGCTGCTGTTTGCCGTAGGCCTTGGCTGGCTACCGGTCTCAGGCATGGATCAACCCGGTTCGATCATTCTGCCTGCAGTAACGCTGGGAACTGCGCTGGCGGCTGTGTTGTCGCGCATGGCCCGCTCCTCATGGCTGGAGGCGATGAGTATGGATGCCACACGCACGGCACGTGCTTTCGGTATCTCTGAACGCTTGATCTGGTGGCGTCATGCCGCACGTCTGGCTGCGATTCCTGTGATCACCATGTTTGCTCTGCAGCTGGGTGCTGTGCTTGGTGGTGCAGTGATCACAGAAACCGTATTCGACTGGCCGGGACTGGGATTGTTGACCATTGAAGCGATCCAGCGCCGCGATTACCCGCTGGTGCAGGGTTGTGTGCTGCTGATTGCCGGTTTTTATGTGTTGGCCAATCTCTTTGCCGATCTGCTCGGTCTCTGGCTCGATCCGCGCCAGAGGCACGGAAGCTGA